In Runella sp. SP2, the genomic window CTTTTGTACCCAAATAACGCTTCACCTCTTCTACCCTATCTTTTGATAATTGCAAGTTAGCATCAAAGTCCCCGACGTTGTCCGTATGCCCTTCGATGAGTACTTCCATCGTCCCATTTTCGGTCATCATCTGCGCGATTCGATCTAATTCTGGCAAGGAAGCAGGCAACAAATCAAACTTACTTTGGGCAAAGCCAATCGTGTTTAGTGTCACTTTTTGACCAATTTCAATGGGTGATAAAACGAGTTCGCGGCGAAGTTCGCGGTACTGCGTTTCTTTGGTCAAATCAATGACCATTCCCCCCGACTGATACCCTTTTCGTTGCGCCGTTAGTCCGTATTGTTTTTGGGTATCTAGGACCACTTTGAAATCTCCCACAGCAGGGTCGTAGTCGATGCGTTGAGGGGTTTGTTTTTGATCCAAATCTTCCACAATTACCTCGGCTGCTACTGGTTGCTTGGTCGTTTGGTCAAGCACTACTCCTTTCAACATTACCGTCGGGACGGGGCGAATCTGCTCTGGAAGCTTCATTCTGAAAATGTCAAACTCGCCCAATGAGTTTTCGGACGAACAAAAATACGCATACGCCCCCGAAGCAGGAATGGTAAAATGGGCTTCAAAATCGGAGGTATTAAAAGCAGGGCCAAGGTTTTCTGGCTCCGACCAACGCGTCCAGGTTTCGTCCAAACGACGGCTTACGTAAATATCCATTTCACCGTATCCGCTACGACCACTGGAGGTAAAGTAAATCGTCTGGTTATCGGTAGCTAAAAAAGGCGTAAACTCGTCATCGGCTGTATTCAAATCAGCACCCATGTTTTTAGCGGGCGACCAAGTACCGTCAGCTTGTTGGAAAGACACGTACAAATCTGCCCCTCCTTTGGTATTTCCATCTTGCAACGACAATACCATTACTTTTCCGTTGGGACCAATGTAAAACCCCGAAAAAGAGTGTTCGTTGACATAACTTTGCAGACGTAGTTCTTGTGGTGCTGTCCAGCCTGTGCGATTTTTACGACTCACTGATACCCCCTTCGACAAGCTTCCATCGGGGTGATAAATATTCATTAAGAGCGCAGTACGGTCGTCGGGAGAGATATAACAAATGGAATTTTCTTGGGCGTTATTGATGGGCTTTCCCATGTTCTGCGCTTTTTGCCAAACGCCATTTTTTTCCTCGGCGTACCAAACATCGTAATCTTCGGAAGTACGAATATTTTCAGGATGGTCGTAGCGGGTAAAATAAATTGTACGTCCATCAGGAGAAATTACGGGTGCTACTTCGTTGGCTTTGGAGTTAACGTTAGGGCCAAGGTTTTCTTTCTTCAATTCTTTTGGAACATTCTTGGCGAGATTAATCATGGCCTCGACGGGCTTTTCGGAAGCAGATATACCGATGGCATCAATTTCGTTCCAACCTTCTACCAACTGCGTGTTAAGGGTTACTTTCAAAGAAGTTACTTTAAACGCCGTGAGTTGCGGTAGCCAAATACGGTGCATTCCTGCGCCACGCTTACTTGCTTCGGGCTTGGATTTGTAAAAAGTATATTCTTTGTTGTCGGTATCATACCCTACAACGCTTGTTACACAACCTGCTCCGTGGTTTTCGGCGATTACTATCTGGCGAATCTGCGCGGGAGTTTCAAATCCTACTTTTATCCATTCTTCGCCCGCGTCAGGTTGCGCTGGCCGCCAAGCCGACGCGCCACTTTCACCCTGAGGAAGTTTGTTGGGTTTACCCAAAAGTTGAAACGGGCGGTACTGTGCGCCGTTTCCTTGAGCATATTCGGAAGATACACCGATGACTTTTGAAGCCCACTGAACCTCCTGTGAATGAAGTATATAACTGGCAAGAAACAGTACAAAAAACGAAAAAAAACGCATGATTACAAGTTTTTTTAGGTAGCCGCACATTTATCGTGCCAATTACAACAATTCGTCCGAAGGATTCCAAAAGACTTTTTTAAAATCTACGATTTTATCATTTTTCACTTTCACACCTTCCAGCTCCAGCAGTTCTTGCATAGCCGTAGGCGTTCCAAAAAAGTGTTTGCCCGTCAGCATTCCATCACGGTTCACCACGCGGTGCGCAGGGACATCGGGCATTCCGTGGCAGGCGTTCATCGCCCAGCCGACCATGCGGGCTGTCAATTTTGTCCCTAAAAAAGTAGCGATTGCACCGTAAGAAGTAGCGCGCCCTTCGGGTATTTGCCGAACGACATCATAGACGTCATCAAAGAAGTTTTTTGATTCCATGGTTCTTTTTGAACCATATAAGACATATAAGGGCAAATAAGTTTTTCTTATAATCTCTTGTATGTCTTAATATGGTTACAAGTAGTACTAAGGCTTTTCGATTTTATTGACCAGCTCTTCATACCACTTTTCTCCGTATTTGGTAATCAGGGGGTCTTTTAAGAATTTATAAATCGGTACGCCTAACTCCCGCCCATTGTCACACGCAGGGCGACAAATGTGCCAGCGGTCGTAATTGAGCGCATCAAAATGGTCGTATTTAGTAATGCGAATGGGGTATAAATAACAAGAAATCGGTTTACGGAACGTGATTTTTTTATCCAAAAATGCTTGTTCAATACCGCATTTTAAAATGCCTTTTTGGTCGTAAATCGCGTAAGCACACTCCCGTCCATTGACAGTTGGAGTAACGTAATCGCCGTCAGCATCTTGTTCGTACAAGCCCGTTTTCTCAATGGCATCAAGCCCTTTTTTATTCAAATAAGGCTTCACTTTGGGGAAAACTTCTTCTAATTTCTCCAATTCGTCTTCGTTGAGCGGCGCACCCATGTCGCCTTCAATACAGCAAGCACCTTTACATTTTGTCAATTCACAAACGAAAAACTGATCCGCTATATCGTCGCTGATGACGGTATTATCAATGACTATCATTGTTTCTTAATCTTAATTTGTTGACCAATTTTTACACCCGTATCAGGCAATTCGTTCCACTCTTTGATTTGGTCCACTTTTACGCCATATTTTTGAGAAATGCTGAACATTGTTTCGCCTTGGGCTACGGTGTGCGTGACGAACTCAGCTGCTTTAGGTTGCTGCTCAAGGGTATTGCCAACGGGACGAATATTCAACTTTTGTCCGCTCAACAACTTCGCATCTTGCGGTAGGTTATTCCAATACAAAATGTCGTTGACCGTTACATCATACATTTTTGAAATGCTGTAAAACGTTTGCCCTGCTTCCACTACGTGAACCAACGCCTTACCCGCTGAAGCAGTAGGCTTAGGCGTTGAAGGAGCCGTCTCTTGAGTCGAGGGCTTCGATACTACCTTATCTTGTTTGGGAGTTACTGTAGTAACTTGTTTTTGAGGCGTCTCGTTGGTGGCAGGTTTCGTAGCTGGCGTTGTTGACGACGAAGTGGGGGTCGTATTTTTGGCCGTTGACGATTTAGGCTTTGAACTAGGAGCCGTCGATTCATCATTGATAATGACCACGCGATCATCATCGCCTGGGTTAAACGATGGCGCGCGACGGTTCGGCTTATTAGTCGTTGAATTCGACGAACTTGTTTGTTTGCTTGGTTTAGGCTCCGAGTCCGTAAACTCTACCCCACCGTCTTTAGAATCAGTCGTTGTTTGGGGCTGAGTTTGGGCTGGTGTAGAAGTTGTTGTCGCAGGGGTATCCGCCATTTTTGGGGTATAAACCTTACGCTCCGACGCATTTTGTGGAACTTTATTGGTTGTCGTATTCGCTCCCGCCGTTTGCTCAGTGCGTACAGGCTCTTGAACCGCTGGACGAGGTTGCGACTTATCCATTCCTGGCTTCCATTCATCTTGCGGAGTTTCAATGATTTCTACAGGTTTGCTTCTTGGGCGTTTTTTGGTCAACCAAAGCACACGTCCTGTT contains:
- a CDS encoding DUF3109 family protein, with amino-acid sequence MIVIDNTVISDDIADQFFVCELTKCKGACCIEGDMGAPLNEDELEKLEEVFPKVKPYLNKKGLDAIEKTGLYEQDADGDYVTPTVNGRECAYAIYDQKGILKCGIEQAFLDKKITFRKPISCYLYPIRITKYDHFDALNYDRWHICRPACDNGRELGVPIYKFLKDPLITKYGEKWYEELVNKIEKP
- a CDS encoding MGMT family protein; the protein is MESKNFFDDVYDVVRQIPEGRATSYGAIATFLGTKLTARMVGWAMNACHGMPDVPAHRVVNRDGMLTGKHFFGTPTAMQELLELEGVKVKNDKIVDFKKVFWNPSDELL
- a CDS encoding OmpA family protein translates to MRFFSFFVLFLASYILHSQEVQWASKVIGVSSEYAQGNGAQYRPFQLLGKPNKLPQGESGASAWRPAQPDAGEEWIKVGFETPAQIRQIVIAENHGAGCVTSVVGYDTDNKEYTFYKSKPEASKRGAGMHRIWLPQLTAFKVTSLKVTLNTQLVEGWNEIDAIGISASEKPVEAMINLAKNVPKELKKENLGPNVNSKANEVAPVISPDGRTIYFTRYDHPENIRTSEDYDVWYAEEKNGVWQKAQNMGKPINNAQENSICYISPDDRTALLMNIYHPDGSLSKGVSVSRKNRTGWTAPQELRLQSYVNEHSFSGFYIGPNGKVMVLSLQDGNTKGGADLYVSFQQADGTWSPAKNMGADLNTADDEFTPFLATDNQTIYFTSSGRSGYGEMDIYVSRRLDETWTRWSEPENLGPAFNTSDFEAHFTIPASGAYAYFCSSENSLGEFDIFRMKLPEQIRPVPTVMLKGVVLDQTTKQPVAAEVIVEDLDQKQTPQRIDYDPAVGDFKVVLDTQKQYGLTAQRKGYQSGGMVIDLTKETQYRELRRELVLSPIEIGQKVTLNTIGFAQSKFDLLPASLPELDRIAQMMTENGTMEVLIEGHTDNVGDFDANLQLSKDRVEEVKRYLGTKGITGNRIQTKGYGPTRPVSPNTTEENRKKNRRVEFTILKK